The Euzebya rosea region CGGGGGACGCGGGGCGGCCGCCGGTGGACGTGCTCGGGCGTGCCGTCGCTGACTCACCGGCATCACGTCGTGCGGCGCCCCCTCGAGCGGCATCACCTCGTGTGGTGTCGCCCGGGGCGGGTGGCGACCCCGACGTGCTGGTACACGGAACCGGGGGCGACCGTGCCGTCCCGGTCCATGGGACCGGCGTCCTCCCCGCACGCATCCCCGGGGCTGGTGGTGTCCTGCTCGCCCCGCCTCGTGCGGTCGTGGTGCCCGACCTCCACCGGACGTCCGAGGCAGGTCCGGCACCCGGTGGGGTTCCACGTGACACGCCGGTCCACGCCGTCGCCGGCATGTTCGCCTCCAGCACGACGTCCAGTCGTGCGTGGATGGTCGCCACGGTCGACGCTCCCACTGGCCCGCATGGCGCCGAGCAGCGTGCCTCCTCGTCCCGTTCGGCGGACCGGCCCCCGCCGAGTGTTCCCGACCGCTCGGCGACGTCGAGCTGGGACGGCGTGCCCGTCCGAGTGCTCGCCGAACGCGGTGGCGGCTGGGACGTGGAGGGCCTCGGCGTCGAACGGTCGCTCGAGCAGGCCTTCCACACCCCGGCGGCGCTCGGCCCGGGACACGACGGCGACGGGTCACCCCACCCGATGGGTGGGCCGCCGGATCGACCTCGTCGCGGCCGACCGGGCGCCGCTGGCAGGGCCGTGCAGATCGGCCTCCGCCGTGCGGCCGCAGCCGACGGCGGGGACGCTCGGCCAACCGGATCGCGTGGTCGCCCCGGAGCCGGCCGATGAAGGCCCTTGTGCTCGCCGGGCTGCCAGTGCTGGGCGTCCTCGCGATGCCGATGCTCTTCGTCGGGGCCGATGACGGCGGTGGGGTCCTCCAGCATCCCGACATCCCCGTCGTCGCGCTGCAGGCCTACGTCGACGGGGCGACCGCCGCGGGAGGCCTCACCCCGCCGTGCACGATCAGCTGGGCACTCCTCGCCGCGATCGGGAAGGTCGAGAGCGACCACGGACGGTACGGCGGCAGCCAGCTCGACGGCGCCGGCCGCGCCACCCCGCCGATCATCGGCATCCGCCTGGACGGCAGCAACAACACCGCGGCGATACGCGACACCGACGAGGGCCGGCTCGACGGCGATCCGGTCTGGGACCGCGCGGTCGGCCCGATGCAGTTCATCCCCGGCACCTGGGCCATGTGGGGGCGCGACGCCGATGGTGACGGGCACACCGATCCGCAGGACATCCACGACGTCGCCGAGTCGGCCGCCGCGTACCTGTGCAACTCCTCCCCTGACCTCACCAGACCCGATGCGGCCAGGTCTGCGGTCTTCACCTACAACCGGAGCGGGGCGTACGTGGACGAGGTCCTGGCCATCGCGGCGGCCTACGAGGCCGAGGCCACGGCCCTGTCCGATGGGATGTTCCCAGGAGGTGGCCCCGTCGCCTGCCCCGTCGTCGCGCCGGTCACCTTCATCGACTCGTGGCACTTCCCGCGGGGGGACGACCGCGTCCACCTGGGGCAGGACCTGTTCGCCGCCGAGGGCCAGCCGCTCGTCGCGGTCGCCGACGGCACGATCGCGGAGGTGCGGGTGGGTGCGGGGCTGGGCGGCAACATCGTGTGGTTGCGCACCGACGACGGGCACGCCTGGTACTACGCCCACCTGTCGGGCTTCGCGCGGAGCGCCGAACCCGGACGGCACGTCGACCGCGGCGAGGTGATCGGCTACGTGGGCCGAACCGGTAACGCGGCCAGCACCCCGCCGCACCTCCACATCCAGTGGCGCCCGGCCGGCCGACACGGCCCCGACACCAACCCCTACCCGCTCCTCGACGCTGCCTGCCCGGGCCACTGACCGAGCCCGTCGTGCGGCGGCCCGCCCACGGCACCCGGGGAACGGGCGGTTGACGGCCACGCCGGGGCAACGGCGGTGTCGGCGCGGCGTGTTGTGCAGCTTCGTTCACGGGCTGGCGAAGCTGCACGAGGTGGTGAGCGTTGTGGGCAGCTCGGCCGGGATGCGCGCGGAAATGCACATTTCCGGCCGTCGGTCCCTGATCGGCCGCCTCCAGAGCGTGCGGCCTGGCCACGGCCTCGGCGCGGCCCTTCGCGGCTTGGTCACGGTCCCGGCGCGGCGTGTTGTGCAGCTTCGTTCACGGGCTGGCGAAGCTGCACGAGGTGGTGAGCGTTGTGGGCAGCTCGGCCGGGATGCGCGCGGAAGTGCACATTTCCATGTCCGGCCGTGCCCACCTCGACCAGCCCCACGCACCCAGCCCCCAGCGCACCGTCCCCACGGCGGACCGACCCGTACGGGCCGGAGGGGCTAGCGGCGGCGGGAGCCGCGGTGGCGTTCGATCTGGGGTGGGCGGTAGAGCACGATCTCCGACCGGGAGGACTCCTGCATGGCCCGCAGCGCCCGGGTGGCCTCGACGCGGACCTGCCGCACCTCCTCCTGGGCCTCGGCCAGCTTGGCCTCCATCTGCTCCAGCCGGTCCTCCAGCGCGAGGATGCGCAGGACGCCCGCCAGGTTGACGCCGTCGCCCTGGGTCAGCTCCTGGATCAGCTGCACCCGCTCGACGTCACGCGCGGAGTACCGCCGGGTCCCACCCGACGTCCGCGCCGGCTTGATCAGCCCGCGACGCTCGTAGGTGCGCAACGTCTGCGGGTGCACGCCCGCCAGCTCGGCGGCGACCGAGATGATGTAGACGGCCCGTTCGCGCATCACGCACCA contains the following coding sequences:
- a CDS encoding peptidoglycan DD-metalloendopeptidase family protein; the encoded protein is MKALVLAGLPVLGVLAMPMLFVGADDGGGVLQHPDIPVVALQAYVDGATAAGGLTPPCTISWALLAAIGKVESDHGRYGGSQLDGAGRATPPIIGIRLDGSNNTAAIRDTDEGRLDGDPVWDRAVGPMQFIPGTWAMWGRDADGDGHTDPQDIHDVAESAAAYLCNSSPDLTRPDAARSAVFTYNRSGAYVDEVLAIAAAYEAEATALSDGMFPGGGPVACPVVAPVTFIDSWHFPRGDDRVHLGQDLFAAEGQPLVAVADGTIAEVRVGAGLGGNIVWLRTDDGHAWYYAHLSGFARSAEPGRHVDRGEVIGYVGRTGNAASTPPHLHIQWRPAGRHGPDTNPYPLLDAACPGH
- a CDS encoding heat shock protein transcriptional repressor HspR — translated: MRERAVYIISVAAELAGVHPQTLRTYERRGLIKPARTSGGTRRYSARDVERVQLIQELTQGDGVNLAGVLRILALEDRLEQMEAKLAEAQEEVRQVRVEATRALRAMQESSRSEIVLYRPPQIERHRGSRRR